In Flavobacterium okayamense, a single window of DNA contains:
- a CDS encoding LamG-like jellyroll fold domain-containing protein, whose protein sequence is MKQQLYLLIAIFISLFSFGQTLDQSSVSSSGIDSGANAANPQGQSFTAGVTGDLSQINLRLGDTGAFTPGDFQLTIYNGNGYAGAVLNTTTLNISSTSSGLTEEYAIVLSSPVSITAGNMYTFDFRGLGSASINFRANFGGYGPGGYYFGSGNPGLYNTYDIWFKTFVSPPASPATHLNFDGVNDRVELANESNFDFTTSFSIEAWVRVTSFTEEWQTVISKGEQGPRIHRFGSTNLIAFGTGPGDDLASTVSVNDGNWHHIAVTCNNGFKSLYVDGVLQGTQTVSTPLATNNDNVRIGSQIDSYIPVRAFHGDIDDVRFWNVARSNVEINNSKDCELNGSETGLVAYYNFNQGNDGSNNSTETTLSDTSSNGNNGTLNNFTLNSATSNWLAGSIVTTGNNCATLSNNDFAINDDNILTVYPNPSNGVFSITSQQESLVTVYDMIGKKVLSTKVSIGSSNLDLSNYANGIYLLTVTNQSGGLKTFKLIKR, encoded by the coding sequence ATGAAACAGCAACTTTACTTATTAATTGCAATTTTTATTAGTTTGTTTTCTTTTGGGCAAACACTAGATCAGTCAAGTGTGTCATCTTCAGGTATAGATTCTGGCGCTAATGCAGCGAATCCTCAAGGACAGTCCTTTACAGCAGGTGTCACAGGTGATTTAAGTCAAATTAATTTAAGGCTTGGTGATACTGGAGCTTTTACTCCTGGAGACTTTCAGTTAACAATATATAATGGTAATGGTTACGCCGGAGCTGTTTTAAATACTACAACATTAAATATTAGTTCGACATCTTCGGGCTTAACAGAAGAGTATGCTATAGTTTTATCTTCACCTGTAAGTATAACCGCTGGAAACATGTATACTTTTGATTTTAGAGGATTAGGCTCAGCAAGTATTAATTTTCGCGCAAATTTTGGAGGTTATGGGCCTGGGGGCTATTATTTTGGTAGTGGGAACCCAGGATTATATAATACTTATGATATTTGGTTTAAAACGTTTGTTTCTCCGCCAGCATCACCAGCAACACATTTAAATTTTGATGGGGTTAATGATCGAGTTGAATTGGCAAATGAATCAAATTTTGATTTTACTACTAGTTTTTCTATAGAAGCATGGGTACGTGTTACATCTTTTACAGAAGAATGGCAAACCGTTATTTCAAAAGGAGAGCAAGGCCCAAGAATTCATCGTTTTGGTTCAACAAATTTAATAGCATTTGGTACAGGTCCTGGAGATGATTTAGCTTCTACAGTTTCCGTTAATGATGGAAATTGGCATCACATTGCTGTTACATGTAATAATGGGTTTAAATCTTTGTATGTAGATGGTGTGTTACAAGGGACACAAACAGTAAGTACTCCATTAGCAACAAATAATGATAATGTAAGAATTGGAAGTCAAATAGATTCCTATATCCCAGTAAGAGCATTTCATGGAGATATTGATGATGTAAGATTTTGGAATGTAGCTAGATCAAATGTTGAAATTAATAATTCGAAAGATTGCGAATTAAATGGATCAGAAACTGGATTGGTTGCATATTATAATTTCAATCAAGGGAATGATGGCTCAAATAATTCAACTGAAACAACTTTATCAGATACATCTTCTAATGGTAATAATGGAACTTTAAATAATTTTACCTTAAACAGTGCAACTTCTAATTGGTTAGCGGGTTCTATTGTAACAACTGGAAATAATTGTGCTACATTAAGTAATAACGATTTCGCTATTAATGATGATAATATATTAACTGTTTATCCTAATCCTTCAAATGGTGTTTTTAGTATAACATCTCAACAAGAAAGCTTAGTTACTGTCTACGATATGATTGGTAAAAAAGTGCTTTCTACTAAAGTGTCAATTGGTTCAAGCAATTTAGATTTATCTAATTATGCTAATGGTATTTATTTACTTACGGTGACTAACCAAAGCGGAGGTTTAAAAACTTTTAAATTAATCAAAAGATAA